A genomic region of Magnolia sinica isolate HGM2019 chromosome 6, MsV1, whole genome shotgun sequence contains the following coding sequences:
- the LOC131247865 gene encoding benzyl alcohol O-benzoyltransferase — MASSLVFSVKRRKPVLISPAKPTPHEFKHLSDIDDQEGLRFQIPVIQFYHNDPSMGGRDPAQVIRNAIADALVFYYPFAGRLREGPGRKLTVECTGEGVIFIEADADVSLKQFGDALQPPFPCWEELLYDVPGTGEVLNCPLLLIQVTRLTCGGFIFALRLNHTMSDAAGLVQFMTAVGELARGARAPSVSPVWRRELLNARDPPHVTCVHQEYEQVADTKGTIIPLDDMAHRSFFFGPTEISALRKHVPHHLRKCSTFELLTACLWRCRTIAVGPDPDEQVRIICIVNARAKYQPPLPEGYYGNAFAFPVAISPAGKLCQNPLGYALELVHKAKSDVTQEYMQSLADLMVIKGRPHFTVVRTYLVSDVTRAGFGDVDFGWGKPVYGGPAKGGVGAIPGVASFYIPFRNAKGEDGIVVPTCLPGPAMERFVVEIESMIKEPTLSSTSKFIVSAL; from the exons ATGGCCTCTTCTCTAGTCTTCTCCGTCAAAAGGCGCAAGCCAGTGCTAATTTCCCCTGCTAAGCCCACACCTCATGAATTCAAACACCTCTCAGACATCGATGACCAGGAAGGTCTCCGTTTCCAGATCCCCGTCATTCAGTTCTACCACAACGATCCTTCGATGGGTGGGCGGGACCCAGCACAGGTGATCAGGAACGCTATAGCAGACGCCCTCGTTTTCTACTACCCGTTTGCTGGTAGGCTTAGAGAAGGTCCCGGCCGTAAGCTGACGGTGGAGTGCACCGGCGAAGGTGTGATATTCATCGAGGCCGACGCTGATGTCAGTCTCAAGCAGTTCGGGGATGCACTCCAGCCTCCGTTCCCATGCTGGGAGGAGCTTCTCTACGACGTCCCTGGCACGGGAGAAGTCCTCAACTGCCCTTTGCTTTTAATTCAG GTGACTCGGCTCACATGTGGAGGTTTCATCTTCGCTCTTCGACTCAACCACACCATGAGCGATGCGGCTGGGCTCGTGCAATTCATGACCGCGGTGGGTGAGCTGGCACGAGGGGCACGGGCCCCATCAGTTTCACCCGTGTGGCGGAGGGAGTTGCTAAACGCacgggacccacctcatgtgacTTGTGTGCACCAGGAATACGAGCAAGTGGCCGACACAAAAGGCACCATAATACCACTCGATGACATGGCCCACCGTTCCTTTTTCTTCGGTCCCACCGAGATATCTGCCCTCAGGAAGCATGTTCCGCACCACCTCCGCAAGTGCTCCACTTTCGAGTTGCTGACTGCGTGCCTCTGGCGCTGCCGCACCATCGCCGTGGGGCCCGACCCGGATGAGCAAGTCAGGATCATCTGCATCGTTAACGCACGTGCCAAGTATCAGCCGCCCCTGCCCGAGGGCTACTACGGGAATGCGTTCGCATTTCCGGTGGCGATCTCGCCGGCTGGGAAGTTGTGTCAGAATCCGTTGGGATATGCACTAGAACTAGTGCATAAAGCAAAATCTGATGTCACACAAGAGTACATGCAGTCTCTAGCGGACCTGATGGTGATCAAGGGCCGGCCCCACTTCACGGTAGTGCGCACGTACCTCGTGTCGGATGTGACACGTGCTGGATTTGGGGACGTTGATTTCGGGTGGGGAAAACCTGTTTATGGTGGGCCAGCCAAGGGGGGTGTGGGGGCCATCCCTGGGGTGGCAAGCTTTTACATACCGTTTAGAAATGCCAAGGGGGAGGATGGGATTGTGGTGCCGACTTGCTTGCCTGGGCCGGCAATGGAGAGATTTGTGGTTGAGATTGAAAGCATGATCAAGGAGCCCACACTCAGTAGCACTTCCAAATTCATTGTATCGGCGCTCTAG
- the LOC131249447 gene encoding uncharacterized protein LOC131249447 → MQGVRDKSFLASLDKNPLETLAKFMTRSDKYANAEETKNLREAAQNVKISVKESTKKEVDSAGGKKRKEDRTRDERKSGKRPDRRFSTYTSLNKPQEQVLMEIKSEGFVSWPNKLRSNPNRWNNDKYCHYHRDHGHSTSDCYHLQEEIERLTREGRLREHVERTGTVEERSGDNRPTEEIRTIVDGPRGRGDSNNAWKSHVKSISRPESEILIIARPSKEKKKEKYCISFTDEDARRIHHPHDDALVITLTIANRRVFHIIIDTGSSTDVLFTHAFNKMSIERSTLRPVRTPLIRFSGGQILPEGIISLSLTAGSPPQQATVMVDFLIIDQSSVYNAILGRPSLSLL, encoded by the coding sequence atgcaaggcGTTAGGGATAAGTCGTTTCTGGCATCCTTGGACAAGAATCCCCTTGAGACTTTGGCTAAATTCATGACTCGGTCAGATAAATACGCGAATGCCGAGGAAACAAAAAACTTGCGTGAGGCCGCCCAGAACGTAAAAATCTCAGTCAAAGAATCAaccaaaaaggaagttgactctgCTGGAGGAAAGAAGCGTAAGGAAGACCGAACACGCGATGAACGAAAGTCGGGCAAGCGACCCGACCGAAGGTTTTCTACATACACCTCGCTTAATAAACCTCAAGAGCAGGTGCTGATGGAAATCAAGAGTGAAGGATTTGTTAGCTGGCCGAATAAGCTTCGGAGTAATCCAAACCGGTGGAATAATGATAAATATTGTCACTACCATCGCGATCATGGCCACAGTACGAGTGATTGCTATCACTTGCAGgaagagatcgaaaggcttaCCCGAGAAGGCCGGCTCAGAGAACACGTCGAAAGAACCGGGACAGTGGAAGAACGCTCGGGGGACAACCGACCCACGGAAGAAATTCGGACTATTGTCGATGGTCCCCGCGGCAGAGGCGACTCAAATAATGCTTGGAAAAGTCATGTCAAGAGCATCAGTCGACCCGAGTCCGAGATCCTGATCATAGCTCGGCCttcgaaggaaaagaagaaagaaaaatattgcATCTCGTTTACCGATGAAGATGCTCGACGCAttcatcatcctcatgatgacgCATTAGTTATCACTCTAACCATCGCAAACCGAAGGGTGTTCCACATAATCATCGACACAGGATCATCTACTGACGTACTGTTCACTCACGCATTCAACAAAATGAGTATTGAACGATCGACCTTACGGCCGGTGCGTACCCCATTGATCAGATTCTCGGGAGGACAGATACTCCCAGAAGGTATCATTTCGCTGTCACTTACTGCTGGAAGCCCTCCGCAACAGGCgacagtaatggtcgactttTTGATAATCGATCAGTCGTCCGTTTATAATGCGATACTTGGCCGACCCTCTCTGAGTCTCCTCTAA